The genomic DNA CAGCGCCATGAAGGTCCGCGTCGCAGGGTCGATCCGCGACTTCCGCCCCTGTGGGCCGTACGCTCGGCGGACCAGCTCCGCCAGCGCCGCCGTTGTTTCAATCGGTGATTCAGCGCGGGCTTCCACAATCTTTCGAGCAATTCTTCGGCTAAGCCGCTCCTCGCCGTAACGATAAATCAGGTCAGCCAGATCATGCTGGCTAAGGGTATTTACCAGCGTCGCCGCCGTCAGCGGCTGATCCTGATTCAACCGCATGTCCAGCGGACCCGCGCCGCTGAACGTCAACCCCCGCGACGGATCGTCCATCTGCGTCGACGCAAAGCCGAGGTCTGCAAGCAACCCGTCCACCCGCTCCACCCCGCACCGCCGCAGCACGCTCGCCGCGTCGGCGAAGCTGGCATGCTCCAGCGTCAGCCGAACGTCTGCCTCCTCCGCGATCGGCCGCAGCCGATCCCCCGCCGCCGCGAGGTTGCCCGCATCCAGGTCCAGCCCGATGTAATGCCCGCCTCGCCCCAGTTGCGGCACGATCGCCGCAGCATGCCCCCCGCGCCCCAGCGTCGCGTCGAGCATCACCTCCCCCGGCTGCGCCGCGAGTAACGAAAGCACCGGCTGCATCAACACCGGCACGTGACCATGCGAATCCAAAATGTGTTCGTCAGACATGCCTCAGTTTATAGCATGCCCATAAATCCCCGCCCCAGGCCCCAGCCGACGAGCACCCCCCCCACCCCCCCAAGGCAGAGCGACTTAAGTCGCTCTGCCTCCCCCTGACGACATCCAAGCCCCCTCCCCCCGACCATCGCCTATACTCCCCTCCATGCCACCAACCTTCCACGCCACGACCGTCCTCTGCGTCCGCCGCGGCTCCGACGTCGCCATCGCCGGCGACGGCCAGGTCACCATGCAGCACACCGTCGCCAAGGCCGACGCCGTCAAGGTCCGCAAGCTCGACAGCCTCGGCGTCGACAAAGCCGGCGTCCTCGTCGGCTTCGCCGGCGCCGCCGCCGACGCGTTCGCCCTGCTCGAACGTTTCGAAGGTCATCTGAAAGATTCGCCCGCCAACATCAAAAAGGCCGCCGTCGAGCTCGCCAAGCAGTGGCGTACTGACCGGGCGATGCGTCGGCTGGAAAGCCTGCTCGTCGTCGCCGACCGCGGCACGAGCCTGCTCGTCTCCGGCACGGGCGATGTCATCGAACCCAGCGACGGCATCCTCGCCATCGGCTCCGGCGGCGACTACGCCACCGCCGCCGCCCGCGCCCTGGTCAACCACACCGACCAGTCCCCCGAGCAGGTCTGCAACAACGCCATGCACATCGCCGGCGAGCTGTGCATCTACTCAAACACAAACATCACCGTCGTCACCCTCTAAGGCCGTGCAACTTCAGTTGCACGGCCCACGCGCCCTCCCACGCCCCCTACGCCAGCCGCTCCGCCTCGCCGCACGCCAGTTCATCGTGCAGGCTCAGCACCGGCTGCACATCCGGGTGCACCGCCTCCTCGCCGAACGTGTCCACAAAGCGGCACACCGTCGCCGACCGGCTCGCCTGCTCGTACCGCTGGCTCCACTTTTCGAACGCCTGCCGCCGACGCTCATCCAGCCACGGATACTGCCTCGGCGGCGTCGGCATGCCAACCCGCCACGGCTTCGGGCTCAGCCGCGCGCGAAAACACTGCTGCGCCTCACATAGCCGCACGTACAGCCGATCCGAGTCGAACGCTTCGAGCAGTGCCTTCGTCTCACCATCCGCCGGATCGCAAGGCCGCGAAGTCACCAGCCCGCGATACCCCGCCGCCGTCTCGTACAGCCGCAACCCCAGCCCCGGATGCCGACCCACCACTGCCGCGACCCGCTCCGGCACACCATCCACCACCCGCTCGGGCTTCTTCCCCATCAGCCGGGCGAAAAACCCCACCACCGACGGCCGCGGCCGATCGATGTCCACAAACATCGCCTCCGCCGCATTCAGTACGAACGCCCCATAGATATTTCGTGTAATCGCCCCCACCAGCCGACCTTCATGGTGCAGCTCATCAACGATCGGCTCGCGTAACGGCCGGTCCGCGTAATAGTCCTCACGCAGATCCTCCACCGCCCCCAGCCGATCCCGCATTCGCTCGGCAATACGGCGTGCACGCTCCAGCGCCCGCGCCTCCGCGTCCGCCTGGCTCTGCTCCGACCACCCGACCCCCACGAACTCCCCGTCCGCCGTCGCCTCCCCGTGATGATCAACCGACGCCCGCGCCCAGTACCGGCAGATACGCATGACGTGCCCTTTCCCCAAAAGAGGCCTCGGCCACACCCACCGCAAACACCAGTTCATCGCCAACCGCGACGACGATGCCACCGCCTCATCACGCACCGACCGTCTGCTGATAGCAGTACGTCGGCAACGCCACACGCTGGCCCTGCTCGCTGCTGTCCGCGATCGCCTGGCAGATCGCCAGCGCATCGCGACCCAGTTCGCCCGGCGTCACCGATTCAATCTCGCCATGAATCGCACGGGCAAAGCTCGCATAGCTGTCCGCCGGATCGTCAATCAATTCCGGATGCGACACGACCCGCTCGCCCTGCTCGTCAAACGTGGTCAACTCCAGGCTCGGATCGCCGGGCACGACCTGCAACTTGCCCTTCGTGCCATGAATCTCAAACCCGCTCGCCCCTGCCGGGAACGTCCAGCTCAGTTCCAACACACTCGTGGCCCCGTCCGCGTGTCGCATCAGCGCCCGGACGTTGTCCGGCACTTCCATGCCCGGCGTACGCGCGTTCACATCCCCCTGCACGCTGACAATATCCCCCGCCACCCAGCGAATCACATCCACCATGTGAATGCCGATGTCCAGCAGCAGCCCGCCCTGCGCCGCCTTCGACACAAACCAGTCCGCACCGGGCGACCACCCCTTGTTCGGCGGGCTGCTCCCCGCACGGATGCAACGAACATGCTGCACCTCACCCACGCGCCCCTGCTGCACCAGCGCCGCCATCGTCGCATACAGCCGATGGTAGCGCAGCGACTGATTGATCTGCAGCACCCGCCCCGCCTCCGTCGCCGCCGCCAGCATCCGATCCGCATCCGCCAGCGTGCCCGCGATCGGCTTCTCGCAAAGCACGTGCAACCCGCGGCCCAACGCCGACAGCGTCATCGAACAATGCAGATGGTTCGGCGTGCAAATCGACACCGCGTCCAGCCCGCTGTCCAGCATCGCTTCATAATCCGTAAACACCTTCGCTTCGGGCGCAACCGACTCGCGCAACGCCTCCGCCCGCTTCGCGTCCGGGTCCATCACCGCCGCAATCCGCACGCTCGGCACACGGACAAACCCCGGCGCATG from Phycisphaerales bacterium AB-hyl4 includes the following:
- the rsmH gene encoding 16S rRNA (cytosine(1402)-N(4))-methyltransferase RsmH, translated to MSDEHILDSHGHVPVLMQPVLSLLAAQPGEVMLDATLGRGGHAAAIVPQLGRGGHYIGLDLDAGNLAAAGDRLRPIAEEADVRLTLEHASFADAASVLRRCGVERVDGLLADLGFASTQMDDPSRGLTFSGAGPLDMRLNQDQPLTAATLVNTLSQHDLADLIYRYGEERLSRRIARKIVEARAESPIETTAALAELVRRAYGPQGRKSRIDPATRTFMALRIAVNGELEALDALLAALPGMLATGGRAVLISFHSLEDRRVKRAFAGWREAGEAELLTRKPVVADDAERDANPRSRSAKLRALRWQGVAGTG
- the hslV gene encoding ATP-dependent protease subunit HslV; translation: MPPTFHATTVLCVRRGSDVAIAGDGQVTMQHTVAKADAVKVRKLDSLGVDKAGVLVGFAGAAADAFALLERFEGHLKDSPANIKKAAVELAKQWRTDRAMRRLESLLVVADRGTSLLVSGTGDVIEPSDGILAIGSGGDYATAAARALVNHTDQSPEQVCNNAMHIAGELCIYSNTNITVVTL
- a CDS encoding Gfo/Idh/MocA family protein gives rise to the protein MTEREIRVGIVGCGQIALRSHAPGFVRVPSVRIAAVMDPDAKRAEALRESVAPEAKVFTDYEAMLDSGLDAVSICTPNHLHCSMTLSALGRGLHVLCEKPIAGTLADADRMLAAATEAGRVLQINQSLRYHRLYATMAALVQQGRVGEVQHVRCIRAGSSPPNKGWSPGADWFVSKAAQGGLLLDIGIHMVDVIRWVAGDIVSVQGDVNARTPGMEVPDNVRALMRHADGATSVLELSWTFPAGASGFEIHGTKGKLQVVPGDPSLELTTFDEQGERVVSHPELIDDPADSYASFARAIHGEIESVTPGELGRDALAICQAIADSSEQGQRVALPTYCYQQTVGA